In one window of Legionella fallonii LLAP-10 DNA:
- a CDS encoding glycosyltransferase family 4 protein: MNILFLHGVSAFGGSTKSLLELYTQLKQHGVQGTVVCPSGKSEKALSGAGMKTIRALGLTQFDNTLYGHYRGLRWLILLRELLFLIPTLFALLRVKYTAKQFDAIHANEITLLPLAILTKKLFKCPLVVHVRSVQRGSSNDWRSQILFKMLKKHANTVIAIDETVKASLPDLVEVQVIHNGINLSDKVRLLNERVMPEVPAVGIIGALLRLKGVYEFLEAARILVNERGHKVQFIVVGENARSSKGLVAWIYRCLGFSDDVMADMLQFIAAHNLQHAVKVRGFVQDVRTVYSELDILCFPSYLNAAGRPVFEAALFGIPSIVAIREPQSDTIINKVTGLCIDHPDPLVLADAIETLVKNPQERIQLGNNAQALAVNNFDITKNAILVVEIYRALQQEAKLLLSSRA, from the coding sequence ATGAATATATTATTTTTACATGGTGTATCTGCTTTTGGTGGTTCAACCAAAAGTTTATTAGAGCTTTATACTCAATTAAAACAACATGGAGTGCAGGGGACTGTTGTATGTCCTTCTGGAAAATCAGAAAAAGCATTGTCAGGAGCAGGCATGAAGACTATTCGTGCTTTGGGATTAACGCAGTTTGACAATACACTTTATGGACACTATCGAGGTTTAAGATGGCTGATTCTGTTAAGAGAGCTACTTTTCCTTATTCCAACCTTATTTGCTTTATTGCGGGTGAAGTATACTGCAAAACAATTTGATGCGATTCATGCTAATGAAATAACTCTATTACCTTTGGCAATACTGACGAAGAAACTGTTTAAATGTCCTCTTGTGGTTCATGTCCGTTCGGTGCAAAGAGGGAGTTCAAATGACTGGCGTAGCCAAATATTATTTAAGATGTTAAAAAAACATGCTAATACCGTAATCGCTATTGATGAAACAGTGAAGGCGTCCTTACCCGATCTCGTTGAGGTACAGGTTATTCATAATGGCATTAATCTTTCTGATAAAGTTCGGTTATTAAATGAACGAGTTATGCCTGAGGTTCCTGCTGTAGGAATAATTGGGGCGTTGTTACGGCTTAAAGGAGTTTATGAATTTTTAGAGGCTGCTCGTATTTTAGTGAATGAGCGTGGTCACAAGGTACAATTTATTGTGGTTGGAGAAAATGCACGCTCCTCAAAAGGTCTAGTTGCTTGGATTTATAGATGTCTAGGATTTTCTGATGATGTGATGGCCGATATGTTGCAATTTATTGCTGCACATAATCTGCAGCATGCAGTAAAGGTTCGGGGTTTCGTTCAAGATGTTAGAACAGTATATTCTGAGTTAGATATTCTTTGTTTCCCATCTTATTTGAATGCTGCGGGAAGACCTGTCTTTGAAGCCGCACTATTTGGCATCCCTAGCATTGTTGCTATCAGGGAACCTCAATCGGATACTATTATCAATAAGGTTACCGGGCTTTGCATCGATCATCCTGATCCCCTTGTTCTAGCTGATGCAATTGAAACCTTGGTTAAAAATCCCCAAGAAAGAATTCAATTAGGTAATAATGCACAAGCACTGGCAGTGAATAATTTTGACATTACTAAAAACGCTATTTTAGTTGTTGAAATTTACAGGGCATTACAGCAGGAAGCCAAGCTACTTTTGTCATCCAGAGCGTAA
- a CDS encoding biotin--[acetyl-CoA-carboxylase] ligase — translation MMQLNHSQLTLLQILGDGCCHSGNELGQALGITRSAIWKQINQLIALGIPIARIPHQGYQLPNPLALLEQQQIANALQQHGFNRFFNIHLFTSIDSTNRYLKDLPLSQSIRALSILAAEREGTERKTGMYTQVHEDSSTVVTKQLSSTVEFRMSSIDICCAEIQTQGRGRFGRNWHSPFGENIYCSSRWNLNCDLSRLSGLSLITSLAVLATINEFSPSSDIKIKWPNDILWRDKKLCGSLIEIIAESHGNAQVIIGIGLNVNTDTKNHPLPDKPWCSLYEITQRQYDRNQIIAKLIINLEHYIYEFIDKGLNAFMDEWNQQDYLAGKYITVSQSSTTISGVARGINQEGLLLLEDEQGVVHYLSSGDTSLHYNRPLRKPAKGDEV, via the coding sequence ATGATGCAATTAAATCACTCTCAACTGACCTTGCTGCAAATTCTTGGCGATGGATGTTGTCATAGCGGTAACGAATTAGGACAGGCCTTAGGGATTACACGTTCCGCGATTTGGAAGCAAATCAATCAATTAATTGCTTTGGGTATTCCCATTGCTCGTATACCTCATCAAGGCTATCAATTACCTAATCCATTAGCATTACTAGAGCAACAACAAATAGCCAATGCCCTGCAACAGCACGGCTTTAATCGTTTTTTTAACATTCATTTATTTACCTCAATAGATTCGACCAATCGTTATTTAAAAGATCTTCCTCTAAGTCAATCTATTAGAGCTCTTTCGATACTCGCTGCAGAGCGAGAAGGCACGGAACGCAAAACAGGGATGTACACGCAAGTACATGAGGATTCGAGCACTGTAGTGACGAAGCAACTCTCCTCTACAGTAGAGTTTCGAATGAGCTCTATTGATATCTGCTGTGCAGAAATACAAACTCAAGGAAGGGGGCGATTTGGCCGGAATTGGCACTCTCCCTTTGGTGAAAATATTTATTGCTCCAGTCGCTGGAACCTAAACTGTGACCTTTCAAGATTATCTGGATTAAGTCTTATAACCAGTTTAGCCGTCTTAGCTACGATTAATGAGTTTAGCCCCTCCTCTGACATTAAAATAAAGTGGCCTAATGATATTTTATGGAGGGATAAAAAATTGTGTGGCAGTTTAATAGAAATTATTGCTGAATCTCATGGCAATGCACAAGTTATTATAGGGATTGGTTTAAACGTTAATACGGATACGAAAAATCACCCTCTTCCCGATAAGCCTTGGTGTTCCTTATATGAAATCACCCAACGACAATATGACCGCAATCAAATCATTGCAAAATTGATCATTAATTTAGAGCATTATATCTATGAATTTATTGATAAAGGCCTGAATGCTTTTATGGACGAATGGAATCAACAAGACTATCTGGCCGGAAAATATATTACTGTATCTCAGTCGTCAACAACTATTTCTGGTGTTGCCAGGGGAATAAATCAGGAAGGGTTGTTGCTGCTGGAGGATGAGCAAGGAGTAGTACATTATCTTTCTTCTGGGGATACATCTCTACATTACAACAGACCTCTTCGCAAACCAGCAAAGGGAGATGAAGTGTGA
- a CDS encoding acetyl-CoA carboxylase carboxyltransferase subunit alpha, giving the protein MSRQFLDFEQPIEELNQKIEALRMVGHDNEVNLTDEIAKLEAKCSDLTAHVFSNLEPWQVAQMARHPLRPQTTDYIERIFTDFQELHGDRSYSSAPAIIGGLARLNNEPVMVLGHQKGKRTKEKVYRNFGMARPEEYRKALRLMKMAEKFSLPIITFIDTAGAYPGIGAEERNQSEAIARNLFVMSRLKTPIICIVTGEAGSGGALAIGVGDRVLMLQFGIYSVISPEGCASILWKDAAKASEAARAMGITADKIAENKLVDMVIPEPVGGAHRDVDDMALRVKKILLTELHALKKFSVDRLIELRYQKFMAMGALS; this is encoded by the coding sequence ATGAGCCGACAATTTTTGGATTTTGAGCAACCTATTGAAGAGTTGAATCAGAAAATTGAAGCACTTCGCATGGTAGGTCATGATAACGAAGTTAACTTAACAGATGAAATAGCAAAACTTGAAGCTAAATGTTCTGATTTAACTGCTCACGTTTTTTCTAATTTGGAACCTTGGCAAGTCGCTCAAATGGCCAGACATCCTCTCAGGCCACAGACGACTGATTATATTGAACGGATTTTTACTGATTTTCAGGAGTTACATGGCGACAGAAGTTATTCTTCGGCCCCAGCAATAATTGGAGGATTGGCTCGTTTAAATAATGAACCTGTTATGGTTTTAGGCCATCAAAAAGGAAAGCGAACTAAAGAAAAAGTATACCGCAATTTTGGAATGGCACGGCCTGAAGAGTATAGGAAGGCATTACGTCTTATGAAAATGGCTGAAAAATTTAGTCTGCCTATAATTACCTTTATTGATACTGCAGGAGCTTATCCTGGTATTGGCGCTGAAGAGCGTAATCAATCAGAGGCTATTGCACGTAATTTGTTTGTTATGTCTCGCTTAAAAACACCCATTATTTGTATCGTCACAGGCGAAGCAGGTTCTGGTGGCGCTTTAGCTATTGGGGTAGGGGATAGAGTATTAATGCTGCAATTTGGTATTTATTCCGTAATTTCTCCAGAAGGTTGTGCTTCTATATTATGGAAAGATGCAGCTAAGGCCAGCGAAGCTGCGCGGGCTATGGGTATTACTGCTGACAAAATAGCAGAAAATAAATTAGTGGATATGGTGATCCCTGAGCCTGTAGGTGGTGCACATCGTGATGTAGATGATATGGCATTACGCGTGAAAAAAATATTACTTACAGAACTACACGCTTTGAAAAAATTTTCTGTAGATAGATTAATAGAGCTTAGATACCAGAAGTTTATGGCCATGGGGGCTTTATCTTAA
- a CDS encoding serine/threonine protein kinase, whose protein sequence is MNHENQTPYDRLDPTAIFDAVESTGFRCTGSLLPLNSYENRVYQIGIEEAEPLIAKFYRPHRWSSAAILEEHQFSLELVEHEIPIIAPLIINDQTLHHHHDFRFALFPRRGGRALELDNSEQLEWMGRFIGRLHAVSACQSFQHRIQLNTQNYGHDPYEFLIEQNFIPDYLKANFCKTVETALQKITEIFKYIGPVAQIRLHGDCHAGNVLWSESGPHIVDLDDCLMGPAIQDIWMLLSGESKQMDEQLTKILQGYCEFHDFNPRERHLIEVLRTLRMLHYSGWLAKRWADPAFPLSFPWFNTPVYWQNQMININEQIELLDQIEC, encoded by the coding sequence TTGAATCACGAGAATCAAACACCCTATGATCGACTCGATCCAACGGCTATTTTTGATGCCGTTGAAAGCACTGGCTTTCGTTGCACAGGCAGCCTACTCCCACTCAATAGCTACGAAAATCGCGTTTATCAAATAGGGATTGAAGAGGCTGAACCCCTTATCGCTAAATTTTATAGACCTCATCGCTGGAGTTCAGCAGCTATTTTAGAAGAACACCAGTTCTCACTTGAATTAGTAGAACATGAAATTCCTATTATTGCGCCCCTAATTATAAATGACCAGACCTTACACCATCATCATGATTTTAGATTCGCACTCTTTCCTAGACGCGGCGGCCGTGCACTAGAATTGGATAATAGCGAACAACTAGAATGGATGGGACGGTTTATAGGACGCTTACATGCGGTCAGTGCATGTCAATCATTTCAACATCGCATCCAATTAAATACTCAAAATTATGGTCATGATCCGTACGAATTTCTCATTGAGCAAAACTTTATTCCAGATTATTTAAAAGCTAACTTTTGCAAAACAGTTGAAACAGCCTTACAAAAAATCACTGAGATATTTAAATACATAGGTCCAGTTGCTCAAATACGCTTGCATGGTGATTGTCATGCAGGAAATGTGTTATGGAGCGAATCAGGCCCTCATATTGTGGACTTAGACGATTGCCTCATGGGCCCAGCAATACAGGACATTTGGATGTTGCTTTCAGGTGAATCAAAACAAATGGACGAGCAACTAACGAAGATTTTACAAGGGTATTGTGAGTTTCATGATTTTAATCCACGCGAACGCCATTTAATCGAAGTATTACGTACATTACGCATGCTGCATTACTCAGGATGGCTCGCAAAGCGCTGGGCCGATCCAGCATTTCCTTTGAGTTTTCCATGGTTTAATACACCTGTATATTGGCAAAATCAAATGATCAATATTAATGAGCAGATTGAATTATTAGATCAAATTGAATGCTAG
- a CDS encoding glycosyltransferase family protein, whose product MHRDLSLEKINSAFDKVEQEIAVSSWEIDGLKIWPLIRNNHWLYLLSQKVFDPNNQIALNNKPTRQLKKILLAGRSLVRARQIDKGKNDRLRKTDLLIAVTSSTRFFKIDGAWYTPYSDSLIKHFREENIDSLVLEFASDGRCLLPRFAPSVFLQNQSYYLSILARLRGKLNFPALNEQIAGWDDFLAIIDKELGADCRPDINTVRTKARQILLHEQWFKKILKITQPKVAIVGFSYCSADAMGLIRACRQLGILTIEIQHGVQGNEHIAYRRWAKLPEQGYDTLPEIFWTWGEDEKRNIDSWANSRPKAHRALVGGNPCLHIYDQKGSADKTLLKKRVGGALNVLFTAQAFDRLPEFFIEAVRQTPDWTWWIRLHPQYGTVKEPLRKQLVANNLSNAIISTSSDLPLIRLLEQCDVHVTEFSSSVLEAKTCGVASVVIHPSGVNIFKELIASEHVVYAKSAELLISAIKMQEKKKIHGISLEDGSCFFPDIMNEIKKRTHSAVEAVIT is encoded by the coding sequence ATGCATCGCGATCTATCTTTAGAGAAAATTAATTCCGCTTTTGATAAAGTAGAACAAGAGATTGCTGTTTCCTCTTGGGAGATAGATGGGTTAAAGATATGGCCATTGATTAGAAATAATCATTGGCTTTATTTGCTATCACAAAAAGTGTTTGATCCTAATAATCAAATTGCACTAAATAATAAGCCAACACGGCAATTAAAAAAAATTTTATTAGCAGGCCGGTCTTTAGTGCGCGCTAGACAAATTGATAAAGGGAAAAATGATAGGTTAAGAAAGACCGATCTTTTAATCGCGGTAACTTCCTCTACTCGTTTTTTTAAAATTGATGGGGCATGGTATACCCCTTACTCTGACTCTTTGATTAAGCATTTTCGTGAAGAAAATATAGACTCTCTGGTATTAGAGTTTGCCAGCGATGGTCGGTGTTTGCTTCCACGCTTTGCCCCATCAGTCTTCCTACAAAATCAATCCTATTATTTGTCTATTCTGGCAAGACTAAGAGGAAAACTCAACTTTCCTGCATTAAATGAACAAATTGCGGGTTGGGATGATTTTTTGGCAATTATTGATAAAGAATTAGGAGCCGATTGTCGTCCAGATATTAATACAGTACGTACTAAAGCACGGCAAATTCTTCTTCATGAGCAATGGTTTAAAAAAATACTAAAAATTACTCAACCTAAAGTGGCTATAGTGGGGTTTTCCTATTGTTCTGCCGATGCCATGGGGCTTATAAGAGCCTGCCGTCAGTTAGGTATTTTGACTATAGAAATTCAACATGGGGTTCAGGGCAACGAGCACATAGCTTATCGTCGTTGGGCAAAGTTGCCTGAGCAAGGCTACGATACCTTGCCTGAAATATTTTGGACCTGGGGAGAAGACGAAAAAAGGAATATTGATTCTTGGGCAAATAGCCGGCCTAAAGCGCATAGAGCTCTAGTCGGAGGGAATCCTTGTTTACATATTTATGATCAAAAGGGTTCCGCTGATAAAACATTACTAAAGAAGAGAGTGGGGGGGGCTTTAAATGTGTTATTTACGGCGCAAGCCTTTGATCGTTTGCCTGAGTTCTTTATAGAGGCAGTTCGTCAGACTCCTGACTGGACGTGGTGGATTCGACTGCATCCACAGTATGGGACTGTGAAAGAACCATTACGAAAACAGTTAGTTGCCAATAATCTATCTAATGCCATTATAAGCACATCCAGTGACCTTCCTCTGATTAGATTATTGGAACAATGCGATGTTCATGTAACAGAGTTTTCAAGTAGTGTTTTAGAGGCTAAAACTTGTGGTGTTGCCTCAGTAGTGATACATCCTTCTGGCGTTAATATATTTAAAGAGTTAATCGCTTCCGAACATGTCGTGTATGCAAAGTCTGCTGAATTATTGATTTCCGCTATAAAAATGCAAGAAAAAAAGAAAATTCATGGGATTAGTCTAGAGGATGGCTCATGCTTTTTTCCTGATATAATGAATGAAATAAAAAAACGCACTCATTCAGCGGTAGAAGCAGTAATAACGTAA
- the asnB gene encoding asparagine synthase (glutamine-hydrolyzing), with product MCGILGGWYSFLPNSYKSAISSAMHLLRNRGPNAQNYEVFTGPQQSAIILGHTRLAIIDLSSNANQPMSSRDGRYTLVFNGEIYNYQELQRELAHLGYVFESKSDTEVLLTAWHEWGASCLDRLLGMFAFVVYDKQAQTLTCVRDAFGIKPFFYVNDSAEFLFASELPALLKLHNKKPNIDLQRSYDYLVHGLYDCQERSFIDGIKHLLPGHMMSFDLNNARLSAPVAWYHPKINERSDLNFNQATEAVREQFLENIRLHLRSDVPLGASLSGGIDSSAIVCAMRYLEPKSPIHTFSYIAKGTDESEEHWIDRINQHVNAIPHKVVAHHHELMHDLDDMLIAQGEPFGGTSIYAQYRVFQLAREANVTVVLEGQGADEMLAGYNGYPGQRLLSYLEKGKILASLRFARKWSQWPGRNYIKAWMDLGRILLPDNLYAQGGKLIGRDNEPAWLNTEYFREQGILLKETRVSGTHSGKGRRVVEKMASSLQGKGLAQLLRHGDRDSMRFSVENRVPFLTQPMANLLLSLPEHYLISDCGQTKHIFRSAMRGIVPDDVLDRRDKIGFATPEKTWMFSMAPQIRTWLEASKEIPILNSSALLSHFDNIVSGKSRFNWQVWRWVNYIKWYEIMIA from the coding sequence ATGTGTGGTATCTTAGGTGGTTGGTACTCGTTCCTCCCTAACTCCTATAAGAGTGCTATTTCTTCTGCGATGCATTTACTGCGCAACCGGGGACCCAACGCTCAAAATTATGAGGTTTTTACTGGTCCTCAACAATCTGCAATTATCCTAGGCCATACTCGTTTAGCCATTATTGATTTATCATCTAATGCGAATCAGCCCATGTCTTCTCGTGATGGGCGCTATACTCTCGTTTTTAATGGGGAAATTTATAATTATCAAGAGTTGCAACGAGAGCTGGCCCACTTAGGCTATGTTTTTGAATCTAAATCTGACACAGAAGTTTTATTAACCGCGTGGCATGAGTGGGGGGCCTCGTGTTTAGATAGATTATTGGGTATGTTTGCATTTGTTGTTTATGATAAACAAGCACAAACACTGACCTGTGTCCGTGATGCTTTTGGAATTAAACCTTTTTTCTATGTTAATGATTCAGCAGAATTTTTATTTGCTTCTGAATTACCAGCCTTATTAAAACTTCATAATAAAAAGCCTAATATTGATTTACAGCGTAGTTATGATTATCTAGTTCATGGGCTATATGACTGTCAGGAGCGTTCATTTATTGATGGTATTAAACATTTATTACCTGGGCATATGATGTCGTTTGATTTAAACAATGCTCGGTTGAGTGCTCCTGTGGCCTGGTATCATCCGAAAATTAATGAGCGTAGTGATTTGAATTTTAATCAAGCTACAGAAGCTGTTCGTGAGCAATTTCTGGAAAATATTCGTTTGCATTTACGTAGCGATGTTCCTTTGGGAGCCTCGTTATCAGGAGGTATTGATTCCTCCGCTATTGTATGTGCTATGCGCTATCTCGAACCAAAGTCCCCCATTCATACCTTTAGTTACATTGCCAAAGGAACAGATGAGTCAGAAGAACATTGGATAGACAGAATCAATCAACATGTTAATGCCATTCCGCATAAGGTTGTGGCTCATCATCATGAGCTGATGCATGATTTGGATGATATGCTGATTGCGCAGGGAGAACCTTTTGGTGGAACTAGCATTTATGCGCAATACCGGGTATTTCAATTAGCGAGAGAGGCTAATGTCACTGTGGTACTTGAAGGGCAGGGAGCCGATGAAATGCTGGCAGGCTATAACGGTTATCCAGGGCAGCGGTTATTGAGTTACTTGGAAAAAGGTAAAATATTAGCATCCTTGCGATTTGCAAGGAAATGGAGCCAATGGCCTGGTAGAAACTATATAAAAGCCTGGATGGATCTTGGACGTATTTTATTGCCAGACAATTTATATGCCCAGGGAGGGAAATTAATCGGCCGTGATAACGAGCCGGCCTGGCTGAATACCGAGTATTTTCGTGAACAAGGAATTCTACTTAAGGAAACTAGAGTTTCTGGAACGCATTCTGGTAAGGGACGGCGAGTCGTAGAAAAAATGGCCTCCTCACTACAAGGTAAGGGTTTAGCTCAGCTATTAAGGCATGGAGATAGAGATTCAATGCGCTTTTCTGTAGAAAATCGCGTCCCTTTTCTGACTCAACCGATGGCTAATTTACTGTTATCATTACCTGAACACTATTTAATTTCAGATTGTGGTCAGACTAAGCATATATTCCGTTCTGCGATGAGGGGAATTGTACCTGACGATGTTCTTGATAGGCGAGATAAAATTGGATTTGCTACTCCTGAAAAAACATGGATGTTTAGTATGGCACCTCAGATTCGAACCTGGTTGGAGGCGAGCAAGGAAATACCTATTTTAAATTCTTCAGCATTACTGTCCCATTTTGATAATATCGTTTCAGGAAAGTCTCGTTTTAACTGGCAAGTATGGCGTTGGGTCAATTACATTAAGTGGTATGAAATAATGATAGCCTAA
- a CDS encoding 4'-phosphopantetheinyl transferase family protein → MTITGFTPLSMHHCILNEARIDLWQFSLEHELNVTYQLLNAEEKARGERFYFSRHRRRFTTARAVLRIVLARYLNVAPERLEFVYNNHGKPEVINSQKLQFNLSHTGDLALLAIGKGHSLGVDIEYYSARPYEGIAKTLFSEQELEEFKKVPPSLKPAVFFHIWSQKEAFIKACGLGLSYPTKEFTVPTALPTKQLVYDALHKTTWQLRSFMPKVACSGALCYHPTVREVRHGIIPIYQHGILKY, encoded by the coding sequence ATGACAATTACAGGATTTACTCCATTAAGTATGCACCATTGCATTTTAAATGAAGCACGTATTGATCTGTGGCAGTTTTCATTAGAACATGAGCTTAATGTAACGTATCAACTATTAAACGCCGAGGAAAAAGCGCGTGGCGAGCGATTTTATTTTAGTCGACACAGACGACGTTTCACGACGGCAAGAGCCGTTTTAAGAATCGTCCTCGCTCGTTATTTAAATGTTGCTCCAGAGCGCTTGGAATTTGTCTATAACAATCACGGGAAACCCGAAGTAATTAATTCGCAAAAATTACAGTTTAATCTCAGTCATACAGGTGATCTCGCTCTGCTTGCCATAGGCAAAGGGCATTCTTTAGGTGTTGATATTGAGTACTATTCAGCGCGACCCTACGAAGGTATAGCTAAAACATTATTTTCAGAACAAGAACTTGAAGAGTTTAAGAAAGTACCCCCGTCATTGAAGCCCGCTGTTTTTTTTCATATATGGTCCCAGAAAGAGGCCTTCATCAAAGCTTGTGGCTTGGGACTGTCTTACCCGACTAAAGAGTTTACTGTGCCAACAGCTCTTCCTACAAAACAATTGGTCTATGATGCTCTTCATAAAACCACCTGGCAGTTACGTTCATTTATGCCAAAAGTAGCGTGTAGTGGTGCATTATGCTATCACCCAACTGTTAGAGAAGTTCGCCACGGAATTATACCTATTTACCAACACGGCATCCTGAAATATTAA
- the pgi gene encoding glucose-6-phosphate isomerase, translating into MEQLTQLSSWVNLKKHAEVMRFTEINNLKNSISRNNLLTLSSNKIQVNFSNQLVDETTIDLLISLALERNLPQKIKALINGEIVNLSEYRPALHTAIRVLDDTPIIVDGHNVIPDIIAARQRMKEISEQIRSGQWLGFSGKPITDVVNIGIGGSDLGPRLCIKALSYLTAKHLKYHFISDMDPYAFTNVVAQLNPETTLFIVSSKSFTTKETLYNAKKALKWLDSPEHVDKHFIAVTANIDKANAFGIKQVLPIWDWVGGRFSLCSAINLITAIAIGYENFYDLLVGANSMDKHFHNEDFASNIPVLLALISIWNNNFLDIHNLLILVYSQQLEYIVPYLQQLDMESNGKSLDNFGRRVNYATGPILWGGLGNQAQHSYYQLLCQGTHQVSIDFLTIEQFKDEPIHQMFEAKRMVLTKGIHESNHPSEEIMGNKPLNHIQLADCTPFSLGQLIALYEHKIYVQAVIWDINPFDQPGVESAKKISNSYLAFV; encoded by the coding sequence ATGGAACAATTAACGCAATTAAGCTCATGGGTTAATTTAAAAAAACATGCTGAGGTAATGCGATTCACTGAAATCAATAATTTAAAAAATTCAATTTCTCGAAACAATTTATTAACGCTATCATCTAATAAAATTCAAGTTAACTTTAGCAATCAATTGGTCGATGAAACGACTATTGATTTGTTGATTTCGCTTGCTCTAGAGAGAAATCTGCCGCAAAAAATTAAAGCATTAATCAATGGAGAGATTGTTAATCTCAGTGAATATAGGCCTGCTTTGCATACAGCTATTCGCGTTCTAGACGATACTCCGATAATTGTAGATGGGCACAATGTTATTCCTGATATTATAGCAGCCCGTCAGCGCATGAAAGAAATTTCAGAGCAAATACGTTCGGGGCAATGGCTAGGATTTTCGGGTAAACCAATTACAGATGTCGTCAATATTGGAATAGGGGGCTCCGATCTCGGTCCTCGCTTATGCATTAAAGCCTTATCATATCTAACTGCGAAGCATTTAAAATATCATTTTATTTCTGATATGGATCCTTATGCCTTTACTAACGTAGTGGCACAATTGAATCCTGAGACAACCCTCTTTATTGTTTCATCCAAATCGTTTACCACTAAAGAAACTTTATATAACGCTAAAAAAGCGTTGAAGTGGCTGGATAGCCCAGAGCATGTAGACAAACACTTCATTGCAGTAACAGCAAATATCGATAAAGCCAATGCATTTGGGATTAAACAGGTGCTGCCTATTTGGGATTGGGTTGGTGGTCGATTCTCATTATGCTCTGCTATTAATTTAATTACAGCAATAGCGATTGGCTATGAGAATTTTTATGACTTGCTGGTTGGGGCTAATTCCATGGATAAACATTTCCATAATGAGGATTTTGCATCCAATATACCAGTTCTTCTAGCGCTTATTTCTATTTGGAATAATAATTTTTTAGATATTCATAACTTACTAATACTCGTTTATTCGCAACAATTAGAATACATAGTGCCTTATCTTCAGCAGCTGGATATGGAAAGCAATGGTAAGTCTTTGGATAATTTTGGACGTCGTGTCAATTATGCCACAGGGCCTATTTTATGGGGTGGCTTAGGGAACCAGGCACAGCATAGTTATTACCAATTACTTTGCCAAGGAACTCATCAAGTCTCTATAGATTTTCTGACTATAGAACAATTTAAAGATGAACCAATTCATCAGATGTTTGAAGCAAAAAGAATGGTTTTAACTAAAGGGATTCATGAATCGAATCATCCCAGTGAGGAAATTATGGGAAATAAACCGTTAAACCATATTCAATTGGCTGATTGCACTCCATTTTCTTTAGGACAGTTAATCGCGCTTTATGAGCATAAAATTTATGTACAAGCAGTTATCTGGGACATTAACCCTTTTGATCAACCAGGAGTGGAAAGCGCTAAAAAAATTAGTAACTCTTATTTGGCCTTTGTTTAA